A window of the Proteus terrae subsp. cibarius genome harbors these coding sequences:
- the ilvC gene encoding ketol-acid reductoisomerase, with amino-acid sequence MTNYFNTLNLRQQLSQLGKCRFMSREEFADEANYLKGKKVVIVGCGAQGLNQGLNMRDSGLNIAYALRQEAIDEKRASWRRATENGFEVGTYEALIPQADLVVNLTPDKQHSAVVQAVQPLMKSGAALGYSHGFNIVEVGEKIRDDITVVMVAPKCPGTEVREEYKRGFGVPTLIAVHPENDAKGEGMAIAKAWAAATGGHRAGVLESSFVAEVKSDLMGEQTILCGMLQAGSLLCYDKMVADGVEPGYAGKLLQFGWETITEALKQGGITLMMDRLSNPAKMRAYALSEQLKEIMAPLFAKHMDDIISGKFSETMMADWANDDKNLLTWREETGASAFENYPEYEGKISEQEYFDHGVLMVAMVKAGVELAFDTMIEAGIFAESAYYESLHELPLIANTIARKRLYEMNVVISDTAEYGNYLFSFAVVPMLKEFMTTLQPGDLAKKVQDNGTDNAQLRDINEAIRQHPIEAVGKTLRGYMTDMKKIAVAN; translated from the coding sequence ATGACAAACTATTTTAATACATTGAATCTGCGTCAGCAGTTATCGCAATTAGGTAAATGTCGCTTTATGTCACGTGAAGAATTTGCTGATGAAGCAAATTACCTGAAAGGCAAAAAAGTCGTTATTGTTGGCTGTGGTGCTCAAGGTCTTAACCAAGGTTTAAATATGCGTGATTCAGGTTTGAATATCGCGTATGCCTTACGTCAAGAAGCGATTGATGAAAAACGTGCATCATGGCGTCGTGCAACTGAAAACGGTTTTGAGGTTGGAACCTATGAAGCGTTGATCCCTCAAGCTGATTTAGTTGTTAACTTAACGCCAGACAAACAACACTCAGCTGTTGTTCAAGCTGTTCAACCGTTGATGAAATCAGGTGCTGCATTAGGTTACTCACATGGTTTTAATATCGTTGAAGTTGGCGAAAAGATCCGTGATGACATCACCGTTGTTATGGTTGCACCAAAATGTCCAGGTACTGAAGTTCGTGAAGAATATAAGCGTGGTTTTGGTGTTCCAACACTGATTGCAGTTCACCCTGAAAATGATGCAAAAGGCGAAGGTATGGCTATTGCGAAAGCATGGGCTGCTGCAACAGGTGGTCATCGTGCGGGTGTTTTAGAGTCCTCTTTCGTTGCTGAAGTAAAATCAGACTTAATGGGTGAGCAAACTATTCTGTGCGGTATGTTACAAGCTGGCTCGCTGTTATGTTACGACAAGATGGTTGCTGATGGCGTTGAGCCGGGATATGCGGGTAAGTTGCTGCAATTTGGTTGGGAAACCATTACGGAAGCCTTGAAGCAGGGTGGTATCACCTTGATGATGGACAGATTATCTAATCCAGCAAAAATGCGTGCTTACGCATTATCAGAGCAACTGAAAGAGATCATGGCTCCACTGTTTGCAAAACATATGGACGATATCATTTCAGGTAAATTCTCTGAAACTATGATGGCTGATTGGGCAAATGATGATAAAAACTTGCTGACATGGCGTGAAGAGACTGGAGCAAGTGCATTTGAAAATTATCCTGAATATGAGGGTAAAATCAGTGAGCAAGAGTATTTTGATCATGGTGTATTAATGGTTGCGATGGTTAAAGCTGGTGTTGAATTAGCTTTTGATACCATGATTGAAGCAGGGATCTTTGCAGAGTCAGCTTATTATGAATCACTGCATGAGTTGCCATTAATTGCAAATACCATTGCTCGTAAGCGTTTATATGAAATGAATGTGGTTATCTCTGATACTGCTGAATATGGTAACTATCTGTTCTCATTCGCGGTTGTTCCTATGTTGAAAGAGTTTATGACAACATTGCAACCTGGCGATTTAGCGAAGAAAGTTCAAGATAATGGAACAGATAACGCACAATTACGTGATATCAATGAAGCCATTCGTCAGCATCCAATTGAAGCCGTAGGTAAAACGCTGCGTGGGTATATGACGGATATGAAGAAGATTGCTGTTGCCAACTAA
- the rep gene encoding DNA helicase Rep — MRLNPGQQKAVEYVSGPCLVLAGAGSGKTRVITNKIAHLIRQCQYPAKQIAAVTFTNKAAREMKERVAQTLGRQEAKGLMISTFHTLGLEIIKREYKALGIKAKFSLFDDQDQSALLKELTADLLEEDKDLLSQLKSQISNWKNDMLTPDQAIGMARSQQDHTFAECFRRYEQHLRSCNVLDFDDLISRPTLLLRTNEEVRERWQRRIRYLLVDEYQDTNTSQYELVKWLVGERARFTVVGDDDQSIYSWRGARPQNLVLLQKDFPQLNVIKLEQNYRSSGRILKSANILIENNPHVFEKRLFSELGYGDELRVLTANNEEHEAERVAGELIAHHFINKTNYKDYAILYRGNHQSRIFEKYLMQNRIPYRISGETSFFSREEIKDILAYLRVITNPDDDAAFLRIVNKPRREIGPMTIQKLGEWAKVRDKSLYNACFDLGLGQTLTGRGLNSLQAFSQWMSRIVQKSEREPLLAVRDLLHEMDYESWLYETSSSAKAAEMRMKNINQLFLWMSEMLEGDELHEPMTLSQVVNRFTLRDMMERGETEEELDQVQLMTLHASKGLEFPHVFLVGMEEGILPHQSSIDEDNVEEERRLAYVGITRAQKTLTFTLCKERRQYGELIKPDPSRFLYELPQDDLNWDTNKKKVLSAEEKQEKGQKGVAGLRAMLARHKPE, encoded by the coding sequence ATGCGATTAAACCCTGGTCAACAAAAAGCAGTAGAATATGTGTCAGGCCCTTGTTTGGTTTTGGCAGGTGCCGGATCGGGTAAAACACGGGTTATTACCAATAAAATTGCACACCTCATTCGTCAATGCCAATATCCAGCAAAGCAAATTGCGGCGGTTACATTTACCAATAAAGCTGCACGTGAAATGAAAGAGCGTGTTGCTCAAACTTTAGGTCGCCAAGAAGCGAAAGGATTAATGATCTCAACGTTCCATACATTGGGATTAGAAATTATTAAACGCGAATATAAAGCGTTAGGTATTAAAGCTAAATTTTCATTGTTTGATGATCAAGACCAATCTGCATTACTTAAAGAATTAACGGCTGATTTATTAGAAGAAGATAAAGATTTACTTTCTCAATTAAAGAGCCAAATTTCTAACTGGAAAAATGACATGCTCACGCCAGATCAAGCAATAGGAATGGCGAGATCGCAGCAAGATCATACATTTGCCGAATGTTTTCGACGCTATGAGCAACATCTGCGTAGTTGTAATGTGCTCGACTTTGATGACCTAATTAGCCGACCAACTCTGTTATTACGCACAAATGAAGAAGTCAGAGAGCGTTGGCAAAGACGTATCCGTTATTTGCTGGTGGATGAATATCAAGATACAAATACAAGCCAATATGAATTGGTCAAATGGCTGGTCGGTGAAAGAGCTCGCTTTACGGTTGTAGGTGATGATGATCAATCAATTTATTCATGGCGTGGTGCTCGACCTCAAAATTTAGTGCTATTACAAAAAGATTTTCCACAACTTAATGTGATTAAGCTTGAGCAAAATTATCGTTCTTCTGGGCGTATTCTAAAATCAGCGAATATCTTAATTGAAAATAATCCCCATGTTTTTGAAAAACGGTTATTTTCAGAATTAGGTTACGGTGATGAACTACGGGTTTTAACTGCTAATAATGAAGAGCATGAAGCAGAGCGTGTGGCTGGCGAATTAATTGCTCATCATTTTATTAATAAAACCAATTATAAGGATTACGCGATCCTTTATCGTGGTAATCATCAGTCTCGTATTTTTGAAAAATACTTGATGCAAAATCGTATACCTTATCGTATTTCAGGTGAAACCTCTTTTTTCTCAAGGGAAGAGATAAAAGATATTCTGGCCTATTTGCGAGTGATTACCAATCCTGATGATGATGCGGCATTTTTACGTATTGTGAATAAGCCTCGTCGTGAAATCGGCCCTATGACGATCCAAAAGTTAGGCGAGTGGGCAAAAGTTCGAGATAAGAGCTTATACAATGCCTGTTTTGATTTGGGATTAGGTCAAACCTTAACAGGTCGAGGATTAAATTCATTACAAGCATTCTCTCAATGGATGTCACGTATAGTGCAAAAATCAGAACGAGAGCCACTGTTAGCTGTACGTGATTTATTACATGAAATGGATTATGAAAGTTGGCTATATGAAACCTCAAGCAGCGCAAAAGCGGCTGAAATGAGAATGAAAAATATTAATCAACTATTTTTGTGGATGAGTGAAATGCTTGAGGGTGATGAATTACATGAGCCTATGACGCTTTCTCAAGTCGTTAACCGTTTTACCTTGCGCGATATGATGGAGCGAGGAGAAACAGAAGAAGAATTAGATCAAGTTCAGTTAATGACATTACATGCCTCTAAAGGTCTTGAGTTTCCTCATGTATTTTTAGTGGGTATGGAAGAGGGTATATTGCCACATCAAAGTAGTATTGATGAGGATAATGTAGAAGAAGAAAGGCGTCTTGCTTATGTTGGGATTACCCGTGCACAAAAAACACTCACGTTTACGTTATGTAAGGAAAGACGTCAATACGGTGAATTAATCAAACCCGACCCAAGCCGTTTTCTTTATGAGTTACCTCAAGATGATTTGAATTGGGATACTAATAAAAAGAAAGTGTTAAGTGCTGAAGAAAAACAAGAGAAAGGGCAAAAAGGTGTTGCGGGATTAAGGGCTATGTTGGCAAGACACAAACCTGAATAG
- the gppA gene encoding guanosine-5'-triphosphate,3'-diphosphate diphosphatase — translation MLKSSSLYAAIDLGSNSFHMLVVREIAGSIQVLSRVKRKVRLAAGLNSENELSEQAMERGWQCLRLFSEYLRDIPAEQIRVVATATLRIAKNADIFVAKASEILGNTVHVISGEEEARLIYRGVAHTTGGAEQRLVVDIGGGSTELVTGTGAKTTQLMSLSMGCVTWLERYFTDRSLTQENFAKAQDAAKAILAPVADKLIEQGWQVCVGASGTVQALQEIMIAQGMDELITLPKLERLKHKAIECGKLEELEIEGLTFERALVFPSGLAILIAIFETLHIDNMILAGGALREGLVYGMLHLPIEQDIRQRTLRNIQRRFQIDIEQAHRVQQLAEHFFIQVSKGWQLDNRCRELLNSASALHEIGLSVDFRQAPSHASYLISHLDLPGYTPAQRRLLASLLKNQTGIIDLAPLNHQNALPITQANRLVRLLRLAIIFASRRRDDTLPALRLRTEDEKLIITLPYQWLNEHPLRAENLQEEIQLQSYVHWSLMIEEQNSSRIS, via the coding sequence ATGCTGAAATCCTCATCACTTTATGCTGCTATTGATTTAGGTTCTAACAGTTTTCATATGTTAGTCGTTCGAGAAATCGCGGGCTCTATACAAGTCCTTTCTCGCGTGAAACGTAAAGTTCGACTCGCTGCTGGCCTAAATAGTGAAAATGAATTGTCAGAGCAGGCAATGGAACGCGGTTGGCAATGTTTACGACTTTTTTCTGAATATCTACGTGATATTCCGGCTGAACAAATCAGAGTCGTCGCAACAGCCACATTACGTATTGCTAAAAATGCAGATATTTTTGTCGCAAAAGCGTCTGAAATATTGGGCAATACTGTTCATGTTATTAGTGGTGAGGAAGAAGCACGCCTTATCTATCGTGGCGTTGCACATACCACTGGTGGTGCAGAGCAACGTTTAGTCGTCGATATTGGTGGTGGCAGCACAGAATTGGTTACAGGTACTGGCGCTAAAACGACGCAATTAATGAGCTTAAGTATGGGCTGTGTAACTTGGTTAGAGCGCTATTTTACTGACCGTTCTTTAACTCAAGAAAATTTTGCTAAAGCACAAGACGCAGCCAAAGCGATACTAGCCCCAGTGGCGGATAAATTAATTGAGCAAGGCTGGCAAGTGTGTGTAGGTGCCTCTGGTACTGTACAAGCGTTGCAAGAGATTATGATTGCTCAGGGTATGGATGAATTAATCACCTTACCTAAGCTTGAGCGACTCAAACACAAAGCTATTGAGTGTGGGAAACTAGAAGAGCTGGAAATTGAAGGGCTTACTTTTGAACGAGCCTTAGTGTTTCCGAGTGGGCTTGCTATCTTAATCGCCATATTTGAAACGTTACATATCGACAATATGATCTTAGCTGGTGGCGCATTACGAGAAGGCTTAGTCTATGGAATGTTGCATCTTCCTATTGAGCAAGATATCCGCCAACGTACTCTTCGTAATATCCAGCGTCGGTTTCAGATTGATATTGAGCAAGCACACCGGGTCCAGCAACTTGCGGAACACTTTTTTATCCAAGTCAGCAAAGGTTGGCAGTTAGATAATCGTTGTCGAGAATTACTTAACAGCGCCAGTGCTTTGCATGAAATTGGCCTAAGTGTCGATTTTCGCCAAGCACCTTCACATGCAAGCTATCTGATCTCTCATCTTGATTTACCAGGATACACACCTGCACAACGACGTTTATTGGCTTCTTTGCTAAAAAACCAAACAGGGATCATCGATCTTGCGCCCCTTAATCATCAAAACGCACTACCGATAACTCAAGCCAATCGCCTGGTGCGTTTACTGCGATTAGCCATCATTTTTGCTAGCCGCCGCCGTGATGATACTCTCCCTGCATTACGATTACGTACGGAAGATGAAAAACTCATTATTACACTGCCATATCAATGGCTTAATGAGCATCCATTACGGGCTGAAAATCTCCAAGAAGAGATCCAACTTCAGAGTTATGTCCATTGGTCTTTAATGATTGAAGAACAAAATAGCTCTCGTATAAGTTAA
- the rhlB gene encoding ATP-dependent RNA helicase RhlB — MSKTYLTEKKFSDFALHPKVIEALEKKGFSNCTQIQALTLPITVKGQDIAGQAQTGTGKTLAFLTSTFHYLLTHPAKEGHETNQPRALIMAPTRELAVQIYSDAKELAQNTGIKMGLAYGGDGYDEQLKVLNNGVDIVIGTTGRLIDYVKQGHINLNAIQVVVLDEADRMYDLGFIKDIRWIFRRMPVAAERMNMLFSATLSYRVRELAFEQMNNPEYVEVEPEQKTGFSIKEELFYPSNEEKMRLLQTLIEEEWPDRCIIFANTKHRCDDIWAHLAADGHRVGLLTGDVPQKKRLRILEDFTQGNIDILVATDVAARGLHIPSVTHVFNYDLPDDCEDYVHRIGRTGRAGNSGNSISLACEEYALNLPAIETYIQHAIPVSKYNSDALLADLPEPKRRHRPRQSQPRRNNAPARNNRGNNTQRNNRNKRPSHP; from the coding sequence ATGAGCAAAACATATTTGACAGAAAAGAAGTTTTCCGACTTCGCCTTGCATCCAAAAGTGATAGAAGCCCTTGAGAAAAAAGGGTTCTCTAATTGTACACAAATTCAGGCATTGACGTTACCTATCACTGTGAAAGGTCAAGACATTGCCGGGCAAGCCCAAACAGGAACAGGCAAAACGTTGGCGTTTTTAACTTCAACGTTTCATTATCTTTTAACGCACCCTGCTAAAGAAGGGCATGAAACTAATCAACCTCGTGCACTTATTATGGCGCCAACACGCGAATTAGCCGTACAGATCTATTCTGATGCTAAAGAGCTTGCGCAAAATACAGGGATTAAAATGGGTCTCGCCTACGGTGGCGATGGCTATGACGAACAACTCAAAGTATTAAATAATGGTGTCGATATTGTTATTGGCACAACAGGCCGTTTAATTGACTACGTTAAGCAAGGCCATATTAACCTTAACGCAATCCAAGTTGTGGTACTTGATGAAGCTGACAGAATGTACGATCTCGGCTTTATTAAAGATATTCGTTGGATTTTCCGTCGTATGCCAGTTGCGGCTGAGCGTATGAATATGCTGTTCTCTGCAACACTTTCTTACCGTGTAAGAGAACTAGCTTTTGAGCAGATGAATAATCCAGAATATGTTGAAGTTGAACCTGAACAAAAAACAGGTTTTAGCATAAAAGAAGAACTCTTTTATCCTTCAAATGAAGAAAAAATGCGTCTTCTTCAAACATTGATTGAAGAAGAATGGCCAGATCGCTGTATCATTTTTGCCAATACAAAACATCGTTGTGACGACATTTGGGCGCACCTTGCCGCAGATGGGCACCGTGTTGGCTTATTAACCGGTGATGTTCCTCAGAAAAAACGTCTACGCATTTTAGAAGATTTTACCCAAGGTAATATTGATATTCTGGTTGCGACTGACGTTGCTGCTAGAGGCCTTCATATTCCATCAGTAACACATGTTTTTAACTATGATTTACCTGATGACTGTGAAGACTATGTTCATCGTATTGGTAGAACAGGACGTGCTGGAAATAGTGGTAACTCAATCAGCCTTGCATGTGAAGAATATGCGCTGAATTTACCTGCTATTGAGACCTATATTCAACATGCTATTCCCGTGAGTAAATATAATAGTGATGCGTTATTAGCAGATCTTCCTGAGCCTAAACGCCGTCACCGTCCTCGCCAAAGTCAGCCTCGTCGCAACAATGCGCCGGCGCGAAATAACAGAGGAAATAATACTCAACGTAACAACCGAAATAAACGCCCGAGTCATCCATAA
- the trxA gene encoding thioredoxin TrxA: MSDKILHLSDSKFDADVLNATGPVLVDFWAEWCGPCKMIAPILDEVATEYAGKLTVAKLNIDQNPLTAPKYGIRGIPTLILFKNGAVAATKVGALSKTQLKEFLDENI; this comes from the coding sequence ATGAGCGATAAAATCCTTCACTTATCTGACAGCAAATTCGATGCTGATGTATTAAATGCAACCGGCCCTGTGCTCGTTGATTTCTGGGCTGAATGGTGTGGCCCATGTAAAATGATTGCTCCTATTCTAGATGAAGTTGCAACAGAATACGCTGGTAAATTAACAGTTGCGAAGCTAAACATCGATCAAAACCCGCTGACAGCACCAAAATACGGTATTCGTGGTATTCCTACACTGATTTTATTCAAAAACGGTGCAGTTGCTGCGACTAAAGTAGGCGCATTGTCAAAAACTCAGCTGAAAGAGTTTTTAGACGAAAATATCTAA
- the rho gene encoding transcription termination factor Rho, translated as MNLTELKNTPVSELIALGENMGLENLARMRKQDIIFSILKQHAKSGEDIFGDGVLEILQDGFGFLRSADSSYLAGPDDIYVSPSQIRRFNLRTGDTIAGKIRPPKEGERYFALLKVNEVNFDKPENARSKILFENLTPLHANNRLRMERGNGSTEDLTARVLDLAAPIGRGQRGLIVAPPKAGKTMLLQNIAANIAHNYPDCVLMVLLIDERPEEVTEMQRLVKGEVIASTFDEPASRHVQVAEMVIEKAKRLVEHKKDVIILLDSITRLARAYNTVVPSSGKVLTGGVDANALHRPKRFFGAARNVEEGGSLTIIATALVDTGSKMDEVIYEEFKGTGNMELHLSRKIAEKRVFPAIDYNRSGTRKEELLTSQDELQKMWILRKIIHPMGEIDAMEFLINKLAMTKTNEEFFDFMKRS; from the coding sequence ATGAATCTTACCGAATTAAAAAATACGCCGGTATCAGAACTGATAGCACTTGGCGAAAATATGGGGCTAGAGAATCTGGCTCGAATGAGAAAGCAAGACATTATTTTCTCTATCTTGAAGCAACACGCGAAAAGTGGAGAAGATATTTTCGGTGACGGTGTGCTGGAAATATTGCAGGATGGCTTCGGCTTCCTACGTTCCGCAGACAGTTCCTACCTTGCTGGTCCCGATGATATCTACGTTTCTCCAAGTCAAATTCGCCGTTTTAACCTTCGCACTGGTGACACCATCGCAGGGAAAATTCGTCCTCCTAAAGAAGGTGAACGTTATTTTGCCCTTCTAAAAGTTAATGAAGTTAACTTTGATAAACCAGAAAATGCCCGCAGTAAAATCCTCTTTGAAAACTTAACACCTTTACATGCTAATAATCGTTTACGCATGGAACGTGGTAATGGCTCTACAGAAGACTTAACCGCGCGTGTTCTTGACTTAGCGGCGCCAATTGGCCGCGGTCAACGTGGTCTTATTGTTGCTCCACCAAAAGCAGGTAAGACTATGTTGCTGCAAAATATTGCAGCAAATATTGCTCATAACTATCCTGATTGCGTATTAATGGTACTTCTGATTGATGAACGTCCAGAAGAAGTGACAGAAATGCAACGCTTAGTAAAAGGTGAAGTTATTGCTTCAACCTTTGATGAACCAGCTTCTCGTCACGTACAAGTTGCAGAAATGGTGATTGAAAAAGCGAAGCGTCTAGTTGAGCATAAAAAAGACGTTATCATCCTGTTAGACTCCATCACACGTTTAGCGCGTGCTTATAACACCGTTGTTCCTTCATCAGGTAAAGTGTTAACAGGTGGTGTGGATGCAAACGCATTACATCGTCCTAAACGTTTCTTCGGTGCGGCTCGTAATGTTGAAGAAGGTGGTAGCTTAACTATCATTGCAACAGCATTAGTCGATACGGGTTCTAAGATGGACGAAGTTATCTACGAAGAATTTAAAGGTACAGGTAATATGGAATTACACCTGTCTCGTAAAATTGCTGAAAAACGTGTTTTCCCTGCGATTGATTACAATCGTTCTGGTACACGTAAAGAAGAGTTACTGACGTCTCAAGATGAGCTACAAAAAATGTGGATCCTGCGTAAAATTATTCATCCAATGGGTGAGATTGACGCAATGGAATTCCTCATTAATAAGTTAGCAATGACTAAGACAAATGAAGAATTCTTCGACTTTATGAAACGTTCATAA
- the wecA gene encoding UDP-N-acetylglucosamine--undecaprenyl-phosphate N-acetylglucosaminephosphotransferase, giving the protein MDILKMSTSVFYVFLFSFAFLFLARKIAKKIGLVDKPNYRKKHHGLIPLVGGISVYFGIVFAFYISDIYIPHKELYLACAGLLVFIGALDDRFDISVKIRATIQAFVGIVMMVGAGLKLDTLGHAFGPWEMHLGPFGYIVTLFAVWAAINAFNMVDGIDGLLGGLSCVSFGALGILLYQGGNSALAFWCFSFIAAILPYILLNLGVCGKKFKVFMGDAGSTLIGFTIIWLLVASTQTQPRPVKAVTALWIIAIPLMDMVAIMYRRLRKGMSPFSPDRQHIHHLIMRAGFTSRQAFILITVAAALLAAIGIIGQNLSFVPEWFMLALFLLAFVMYGYCIKRAWRVARFIKRHKRRLRRATQQH; this is encoded by the coding sequence GTGGATATACTAAAAATGAGCACAAGCGTTTTTTATGTGTTCTTATTTTCTTTCGCATTTTTATTCTTGGCTCGTAAAATTGCAAAGAAAATTGGACTCGTGGATAAACCGAATTATCGTAAGAAACATCATGGATTGATCCCTCTAGTCGGAGGAATATCAGTCTATTTTGGTATTGTTTTCGCATTTTATATTTCAGATATTTATATTCCTCATAAGGAATTGTATCTGGCATGTGCGGGACTTCTTGTTTTTATTGGCGCATTAGATGATCGCTTCGATATTAGCGTCAAAATTAGAGCAACAATCCAAGCTTTTGTTGGGATCGTGATGATGGTAGGAGCAGGATTAAAACTTGACACTCTGGGTCATGCTTTTGGTCCTTGGGAAATGCATTTAGGGCCTTTTGGCTATATTGTTACACTTTTCGCTGTTTGGGCAGCAATCAATGCCTTTAATATGGTTGATGGTATTGATGGGTTATTAGGTGGCCTTTCTTGTGTCTCTTTTGGCGCGCTTGGTATTTTATTATATCAAGGCGGTAATTCAGCTCTCGCATTCTGGTGTTTCTCATTTATCGCGGCAATTTTACCTTATATCCTTTTAAACTTAGGGGTCTGTGGTAAAAAATTCAAAGTCTTTATGGGAGATGCGGGAAGTACATTGATTGGATTTACCATTATTTGGTTATTGGTCGCGTCAACACAAACTCAGCCCCGTCCTGTTAAGGCAGTAACTGCATTATGGATAATTGCTATTCCACTTATGGATATGGTGGCAATTATGTATCGTCGTTTACGCAAAGGGATGAGTCCTTTCTCTCCAGACCGTCAACATATTCACCATTTGATCATGCGTGCAGGTTTTACCTCTCGCCAAGCCTTTATTTTAATTACTGTGGCTGCTGCGCTATTAGCCGCGATTGGTATTATCGGTCAAAACCTATCATTTGTCCCTGAATGGTTCATGTTGGCATTATTCTTGCTTGCATTTGTTATGTATGGTTATTGCATTAAACGCGCGTGGCGAGTCGCTCGTTTTATTAAACGACATAAGCGTCGCTTACGTAGAGCAACACAACAGCATTAA
- the wzzE gene encoding ECA polysaccharide chain length modulation protein, whose amino-acid sequence MNSENNASRQGEQPDNELDIRGLFCALWSGKSWIIGFALLFAVIALGASYLMQPKWSAIAMTEKPTINNLGSYYSQSQFLRNLDTQINPSAQTPALTISDEAYQEFITQIAAFDTRREFWLQTDYFKQRKESDEQANAALLDELINNIQFTPADEKKLVNDQLKLIAETSKEASQLLNEYIAFANKRASAHLNDEVITAWATRTQSMKALVKRQEMAAQSAYQRQVNLLEQSIKVAEKQGISQKQTSIAIDELPDSKLFLLGVPLLQSQLETLVATGADFDSDYDQNTAMLATLAVGAKLQDNFQTYRFLRTPEDPVKRDSPRRAFMMVLWGAIGVLAGAGVALVRRSSLKK is encoded by the coding sequence ATGAACTCGGAAAATAACGCCTCCCGACAGGGTGAACAGCCAGATAATGAACTCGATATTCGAGGTCTTTTTTGTGCACTTTGGTCAGGCAAAAGCTGGATTATAGGGTTCGCTCTGCTTTTTGCAGTGATTGCACTCGGTGCATCTTATTTGATGCAACCTAAATGGAGCGCAATCGCAATGACAGAGAAACCAACGATTAATAACTTAGGCAGTTATTATTCTCAATCTCAGTTCTTGCGCAATCTTGATACACAGATTAATCCATCAGCACAAACCCCAGCTTTAACTATTTCAGATGAAGCTTATCAAGAGTTTATTACTCAAATCGCGGCGTTTGATACACGTCGTGAGTTTTGGTTGCAAACGGATTATTTCAAACAGCGCAAAGAGAGTGATGAACAGGCTAATGCCGCGTTATTGGATGAATTAATTAACAATATTCAATTTACGCCTGCTGATGAGAAAAAATTAGTTAATGATCAACTGAAACTCATTGCGGAAACATCAAAAGAAGCGAGTCAATTATTAAATGAGTATATTGCTTTTGCTAATAAGAGAGCATCTGCTCATCTTAATGATGAAGTGATAACTGCTTGGGCAACTAGAACTCAATCAATGAAAGCACTAGTTAAACGCCAAGAAATGGCGGCTCAATCTGCGTATCAACGACAAGTTAACTTATTAGAGCAATCAATCAAAGTAGCTGAGAAACAAGGTATTTCTCAAAAACAAACATCGATTGCAATTGATGAGTTACCAGATTCTAAATTGTTTCTGTTAGGTGTTCCTCTGTTGCAATCACAGCTAGAAACTTTAGTGGCAACAGGTGCTGATTTTGATAGTGATTATGATCAAAATACGGCAATGTTAGCGACCCTTGCTGTGGGCGCAAAATTACAAGATAACTTCCAAACTTACCGTTTTCTACGTACTCCTGAAGATCCTGTGAAACGTGATAGTCCTCGTCGTGCATTTATGATGGTACTTTGGGGCGCTATTGGTGTTTTAGCGGGTGCAGGTGTTGCATTAGTAAGACGCAGTTCATTAAAAAAATAA